The Thermoplasma sp. Kam2015 DNA segment AGCATCCGAATTTCTGAAGGAGAGAGGTTTCATAGAGGTTCCACCAGTTATAATCTCCGTACTTACAGATCCGTTGAACCATCCGGTATTCGATCCTACAATTGATTATTACGGATACAGATATTCGCTTACAAAGAGCATGATATTTCATAAGCATCTGCTCACGAAGCATTTTGATAGGATATTCACATTTTCTCCAAATATCAGGCTAGAGGAGCAGGATAAGGTCAGGACAGGTCGTCATCTTGCAGAGTTCACGCAGCTGGATCTGGAGATGAAAGGCGCAACCAGAGATGATGTCATCAGCCTTGGCGAAGATATGATAATAGATCTGTTCAAAAGAATAAAGAAGACAAACGAGGAAGATCTAAAGTTCTTTGGCAGAGATCTCAAAATACCTGCTAAACCCTTCAAGAGGATCAAGTATCTGGATGCATACAGCAAGTACGGTGAAGATTTTGAACATGTACTTTCAAGCGAGATGAAGGAACCATTCTGGATAGTAGATATACCTCTAGAAAAGAGAGAGTTCTATGATAGGGAGGATCCGTCAAGACCTGGCATACTCGTTGATATGGATCTTATATATCCGGAGGGATATGGAGAGGCCCTATCCGGCGGGGAAAGGGAATATCAGCTGGATAGGATAATAGAGAGAATACATAAGAAGGGTCAGACCGAGGAGCAATTCAAATGGTACATAGAATTTGCGAAGGAGGGACTTAATCCATCCGCTGGATTCGGAATAGGAATAGAGCGGTTGACTAGATTCATATGCGGTCTTGAGAGGATAGAGGATGTCCATCCATTTCCAAAGATACCAGGACATCTCTCCCTTTGATACTATTTTTATGATATAAACATTCAAAGAGAGACCTTAGATCTATGATTGTCGATATTATCCTGAGGTATTTTTCTATTAGAATGATTCGTTATAGATCCAGAAATTGATGGGCACTAGCATATCTCTATTTACTATTTTTCTATAAAAATTAGAGGCTTAGGGAAGGTCAAAAACTGGAATTTTATGGATGGGGATGCAGGGGCTCATTCAATATCAGGATCAGTAAGATCTTGCACGTGCTGTAAGAATACGGCTGGTGTAGTATGGTTTCTCTCCTGAAGATATCATGATATATGCTTTGTACGGGATATATACGTGCAGGCAGAGATATTTTCAATGAAATGAAGACTGAAGCTTAAGTTGAGGAGTGGCTCACACATATATTTATGCCATAATTCAGGAATGCATTCTAGATTTGCTTAATCTTTCCATCAGTACCGCCATCAGGGCAAGTAAACTTGCAATGCCTGACACAAGGAAAGTTATGGAAATACCCTTCAGAAAGCTATTCTTTACCGTTTCGAAACCGGATATTTTTATCCCAAGAAAGGCATAGCTGAGAACGTTCTCCGGAACATACAGAGCCACAATTGTGAATACAAGGGACATACCAATGACTGATCCCATGTTCAGGATAACTGTCCTCATACCGGCAGCTGATCCCCTCCTGTCAGGAGGTGCGGCTGACATGAGTATGGCATTGCTGGGTGTATAGAACAGACCTATCCCAAAGCCTACCATTACAAGTCCGATATAGAAGGGTATGTTAACGGATCTTATGAGAGACAAAAGCAGTGATCCGAAGAAAGATAGAAAGAGGCCAGCGTATATTAGATCGTTTTCCATTTTCCTTGTGTCCAGGTTGCCCACAAGATAGGAGGAAACGCTCAGCGATAATGCGTATGGTATCACCAGTATGCTTGAACGTAGCGGCGAGATTCCCAATGGGCCCTGGAGCATTATTATAACTATAAGCAAAGCAGAATACCTTGTTATGGAATTTAGAAAAGTGGCAATTGCCTGTGTCGCAAATTCTCTAATCCTGAAGAGCGAAATATCGATCAGGGAATCGTCTCTGCCTCTCCCGGACATTATGAACAGAATGAAAGATATGATAGATACTATGAGGAAGGCAAGATCTGGCGGGCTGAGCCACATATCGGGTGGCGCAAACGTCAGATAAATAACTATGGAAACTATGAATATGGAGAAGAAGAGGCTCGGCTTCCAGTTTATACTGACCTTACGTTTCTGTATCTCTCTCAGTCGTAACGACATTATGTATCCGACAATACCGAATGGGATGTTGAAGACGAAAACATATCTCCAGTTGAATGCAGTTAGAATTCCGCCAACAAGGGGGCCAACAGCCGTCGCTATTCCAATTATTAGGCTGTTCATGCCTATTGCCCACTTCAGCTCATCCTGTCTGAAGGCATCGGCAATTATTGCAAGGCTGTTTGAGAACAAAAGTGCACCTCCAAGCCCCTGGAATATCCTCGATAGTAATAAGATAGGCGCGTTGGGGCTGAGAGCAGCAAGCGTGGAACCCACTATGAAGAATAGATATCCAAGTCCATAGAGCTTGTTTCTTCCAACAAAATCAGAGTATCTGCCGAATAAGGGGGCACCTATGGTCATAACAAGCGGATAAACCACAAGTATCCAGATTATGAAGAAGAACGAAGTGTGTAGCGATATCATTATGGTTGGTAGAGATATCAGTAGCGATGTACTGTTTATCACAGCAAGCAGGGAACCTATACTCGTCACAGATATAGCAATTAATTTATAGGTATCCATTTAAAAATCAGAGATTTCCGAATCTTGATATTATGTCAGATATGCTGTCCATGTAATCCTTGAATATCCTCAGAATATCTCTTGAGGTTATAACTCCAAGGAGTTTTCCATTTTTCATCACCGGCAACCGTCTGATTCCGTTTTTTGCCATGATTTCAGTCACCTTGAAGGTTGGAGTATCCGGTTCAACCGAAATTATGGGCGAATTCATTATCTCATCTATCCTCACTTTCTTAGGATCCCTATCCTGCGCAATTATCTTGTTGATGTAGTCCCATTCAGTAACCATGCCTCTGATCTCTCCATTCTCCGCGATTATAGCGAAGCCAACGTGATCCTGTGCCATTATTTTTGCGGCCTCATAAGCTGAGGTTTCTCCAGGCATAACCTTGTCGTATTTTCTCATAACGTCTGAAGCGTAAAGCACCATGTCTCCACATCACAATTCTATATTTACAGATTTGTCAGTCATGTGAAGACCGAATGACCTGATGCCTAACAAAAAGGATCTATTTCATTTGCAATGTCTGCAGGATCGATGTACTCATAAACTATACGATACGCATTAGCGCTTTTTCATTGGAATGTATTTAAAATAGTGAGAATTTTCTATTTTGGCTTTCCTTTTGATCCAATATCGGTCTTCTCCATTAATATCTTCTTTTAACTCGAATTATTGAATTTTCCACGATTGTATAATCGTGAATATATACCATGAGCAATGAATGTTGAATGACACAGACGGAAAACATTTAATATCATAGGTCAATTATGAGTTAGCCTTTTTAAAAGGAGTTGATGTTATGAATCAGACTTTAGAAACTGGTACGACTACGGTTGGTATCACATTGAAGGATGCCGTGATAATGGCAACCGAAAGGCGTGTCACGATGGAGAATTTCATCATGCATAAGAATGGAAAGAAGCTGTTTCAGATCGATACATACACTGGAATGACCATAGCCGGGCTTGTTGGTGATGCTCAGGTTCTCGTGAGATATATGAAGGCGGAACTTGAGCTCTACAGACTCCAGAGGCGCGTTAACATGCCCATAGAGGCTGTGGCCACATTGCTTTCTAATATGCTGAATCAGGTCAAATATATGCCGTATATGGTCCAGCTGCTTGTTGGTGGCATTGACACGGCCCCACACGTCTTCTCCATAGATGCTGCAGGGGGATCCGTTGAGGATATTTATGCAAGCACAGGATCTGGTTCACCATTTGTTTACGGTGTTCTAGAGTCTCAGTACAACGAGAAGCTGACTGTGGACGAGGGTGTGGATCTCGTTATAAAGGCGATAAGTGCTGCCAAACAGAGAGATTCTGCATCAGGTGGTATGATAGATGTTGCCGTAATAACGAAGAAGGATGGATATGTCCAGCTTCCGACTGATCAGATAGAATCCAGAATAAGGAAGCTTGGATTAATTCTATAAAATTATACGATATTTTTTAAATTTTAAAGGTGTACGACCTATGGGTTTTCATGACTACATTGAGGAAACGAGACAGATATTTGACCGTCTGTATCCGGATAACAAGATAACGGAGATAGATTATGAGGGTCCAACGATAGTCGTTTATACGAAAGACCCTGAGTTATTCGCAAAGAGAGATGACCTGGCAAGGCAGATCGCGCAGG contains these protein-coding regions:
- a CDS encoding asparagine synthetase A, encoding MEAREINALVDEISTHLEKPELYHALKVQSSIRSIASEFLKERGFIEVPPVIISVLTDPLNHPVFDPTIDYYGYRYSLTKSMIFHKHLLTKHFDRIFTFSPNIRLEEQDKVRTGRHLAEFTQLDLEMKGATRDDVISLGEDMIIDLFKRIKKTNEEDLKFFGRDLKIPAKPFKRIKYLDAYSKYGEDFEHVLSSEMKEPFWIVDIPLEKREFYDREDPSRPGILVDMDLIYPEGYGEALSGGEREYQLDRIIERIHKKGQTEEQFKWYIEFAKEGLNPSAGFGIGIERLTRFICGLERIEDVHPFPKIPGHLSL
- a CDS encoding MFS transporter, producing the protein MTSIGSLLAVINSTSLLISLPTIMISLHTSFFFIIWILVVYPLVMTIGAPLFGRYSDFVGRNKLYGLGYLFFIVGSTLAALSPNAPILLLSRIFQGLGGALLFSNSLAIIADAFRQDELKWAIGMNSLIIGIATAVGPLVGGILTAFNWRYVFVFNIPFGIVGYIMSLRLREIQKRKVSINWKPSLFFSIFIVSIVIYLTFAPPDMWLSPPDLAFLIVSIISFILFIMSGRGRDDSLIDISLFRIREFATQAIATFLNSITRYSALLIVIIMLQGPLGISPLRSSILVIPYALSLSVSSYLVGNLDTRKMENDLIYAGLFLSFFGSLLLSLIRSVNIPFYIGLVMVGFGIGLFYTPSNAILMSAAPPDRRGSAAGMRTVILNMGSVIGMSLVFTIVALYVPENVLSYAFLGIKISGFETVKNSFLKGISITFLVSGIASLLALMAVLMERLSKSRMHS
- a CDS encoding cyclic nucleotide-binding/CBS domain-containing protein, with protein sequence MVLYASDVMRKYDKVMPGETSAYEAAKIMAQDHVGFAIIAENGEIRGMVTEWDYINKIIAQDRDPKKVRIDEIMNSPIISVEPDTPTFKVTEIMAKNGIRRLPVMKNGKLLGVITSRDILRIFKDYMDSISDIISRFGNL
- the psmB gene encoding archaeal proteasome endopeptidase complex subunit beta; its protein translation is MNQTLETGTTTVGITLKDAVIMATERRVTMENFIMHKNGKKLFQIDTYTGMTIAGLVGDAQVLVRYMKAELELYRLQRRVNMPIEAVATLLSNMLNQVKYMPYMVQLLVGGIDTAPHVFSIDAAGGSVEDIYASTGSGSPFVYGVLESQYNEKLTVDEGVDLVIKAISAAKQRDSASGGMIDVAVITKKDGYVQLPTDQIESRIRKLGLIL